The Xylanibacillus composti genome includes a window with the following:
- a CDS encoding ArsR/SmtB family transcription factor, which yields MNTTSMQAALAVMAEPNRFNIIELLKAGPRTVSEIVQLLNIGQPQVSRHLRILSEAGMVRARKKAQQRIYSLEAQPFQDLEVWLDSFRVLWEERLDNFEDYMSDIQRKEDS from the coding sequence CATGCAAGCTGCCTTGGCGGTCATGGCCGAGCCGAATCGATTCAACATTATCGAGTTGTTGAAGGCAGGACCGCGAACGGTAAGCGAAATTGTGCAGCTGTTGAACATTGGCCAGCCTCAAGTGTCGCGGCATTTGCGCATTTTGAGCGAAGCGGGAATGGTGCGCGCCCGGAAGAAAGCGCAGCAGCGCATCTATAGCCTCGAAGCCCAGCCATTTCAAGATTTGGAGGTCTGGCTGGATTCCTTCCGTGTATTGTGGGAGGAGCGACTGGACAACTTTGAGGACTATATGAGCGATATCCAGCGGAAGGAGGATTCGTGA
- a CDS encoding helix-turn-helix transcriptional regulator has product MRADRLVQIMILLQNNGKMTTGELARTLEVSERTIIRDMDALSISGIPVVSERGKSGGWRLLDGFRSRLHGLKLEEWKSLFILPSEKLLEDLGVQAKGPQLRHKLLASIPQESQPAVQPYMEKILIDTESWKPSHTDSASMNQVLNALWSDRKLQMVYTKADGTRTTRIVHPLGLVSKGSVWYLVASLDEGEIRSFRMSRVEQAEQLEETFIRPQHFSLADYWMRSKQAFVSSLPSLEVKLLVDREVVGRLTFTDKFVQKVHMDEKSCGEQVRVTLSFHTEEEAVAYVLGWGGKVRLLGPAHLAELIVQRAREVVAMYGGAPGPAPKIGE; this is encoded by the coding sequence GTGCGTGCGGACCGGCTTGTGCAAATCATGATTCTGCTGCAGAACAATGGAAAGATGACGACGGGTGAACTCGCAAGAACGTTGGAGGTATCCGAGCGCACGATCATCCGGGACATGGATGCGTTGAGCATATCCGGCATCCCGGTTGTCTCGGAGCGGGGCAAGTCAGGCGGGTGGCGGCTGCTCGATGGCTTTCGCAGTCGGCTTCACGGCCTTAAGCTGGAGGAGTGGAAGTCATTGTTTATTCTTCCCTCGGAAAAGTTGTTGGAGGACCTGGGCGTGCAGGCGAAGGGACCGCAGCTGCGTCACAAGCTGCTGGCCTCCATCCCGCAAGAAAGTCAACCTGCCGTGCAGCCGTATATGGAAAAAATCCTAATCGATACAGAAAGCTGGAAGCCTTCTCACACGGATTCCGCAAGCATGAACCAGGTATTGAATGCGCTGTGGAGCGACCGCAAGCTTCAGATGGTCTATACGAAGGCAGACGGCACCCGCACCACCCGAATCGTTCATCCGCTTGGCTTGGTCTCGAAAGGAAGCGTCTGGTATCTTGTCGCCTCGCTCGACGAGGGAGAAATTCGCAGCTTCCGTATGTCCAGAGTAGAGCAAGCCGAACAGCTCGAAGAAACATTTATCCGGCCCCAGCACTTCTCGCTGGCCGATTATTGGATGAGGAGCAAGCAGGCATTTGTTTCCTCTCTTCCCTCGCTGGAGGTAAAGCTGCTTGTGGACAGAGAAGTAGTAGGGCGCCTGACGTTTACGGACAAGTTTGTGCAAAAGGTGCATATGGATGAGAAGTCATGCGGCGAGCAAGTGCGTGTTACGTTGTCATTTCATACGGAGGAGGAGGCTGTCGCCTACGTGCTGGGCTGGGGCGGGAAGGTTCGGCTGCTGGGACCGGCACATTTAGCAGAACTGATTGTGCAGCGGGCGCGCGAGGTTGTGGCGATGTACGGAGGAGCACCGGGCCCCGCTCCGAAGATCGGGGAGTAA
- a CDS encoding SDR family oxidoreductase translates to MKSLTGKIALVAGATRGAGRGIAVELGAAGATVYVSGRTTRSQRSEYNRPETIEETAELVTAAGGQGIAVQADHLDPKQVEWLVTRIKEEQGRLDILVNDIWGGEYLTEWEVPVWEHSLEKGLRMLRLAIDTHLITSHFALPLLIQNPNGLVIEMTDGTEAYNRDHYRLSMFYDLAKTSVTRMAWALAQELKPHQCTAVSLTPGWMRSEIMLEHFNVTEQTWRDAAKQEPHFLISETPRYVGRAVAALAGDPDVQRWNGQSLSSGGLAQVYGFTDLDGSRPDCLRYLIEVVDAGKTEYVEGYR, encoded by the coding sequence ATGAAATCACTAACGGGAAAAATTGCACTGGTGGCCGGTGCCACGCGCGGAGCAGGCCGCGGCATCGCCGTGGAGCTCGGAGCCGCTGGCGCAACCGTTTACGTCTCGGGGCGCACGACGCGCTCGCAGCGTTCGGAGTACAACCGGCCAGAGACAATCGAGGAAACAGCAGAGCTTGTCACTGCGGCCGGGGGACAGGGCATAGCTGTGCAAGCCGATCATCTGGATCCCAAGCAGGTAGAATGGTTGGTAACGCGAATTAAGGAGGAACAAGGAAGACTGGACATCTTGGTCAACGATATATGGGGAGGGGAATACTTGACCGAATGGGAAGTTCCCGTATGGGAGCATTCGCTGGAGAAGGGACTGCGCATGCTCAGGCTCGCCATTGACACCCACTTGATCACAAGCCATTTCGCGCTGCCCCTGTTGATTCAAAATCCGAACGGGCTTGTCATTGAAATGACTGACGGCACGGAAGCATACAACCGGGACCACTACCGCTTGTCGATGTTCTACGATCTGGCGAAAACATCCGTCACGCGCATGGCCTGGGCGCTTGCCCAGGAGCTGAAGCCGCATCAATGCACGGCCGTTTCCCTGACGCCCGGTTGGATGCGCTCGGAAATCATGCTTGAGCACTTCAACGTTACCGAACAAACCTGGCGGGATGCGGCAAAACAGGAACCTCACTTCCTCATCTCCGAAACTCCCCGGTATGTCGGACGGGCCGTTGCAGCGCTGGCTGGAGACCCGGATGTACAGCGCTGGAACGGCCAATCACTTTCCAGCGGCGGACTGGCACAGGTGTATGGGTTCACCGATCTGGACGGTTCCCGGCCTGACTGCCTGCGATATCTCATAGAAGTCGTCGATGCCGGCAAGACCGAATACGTGGAAGGCTACCGATAA
- a CDS encoding alpha/beta fold hydrolase, whose translation MMNAITSKDSTSIAYVKQGSGPALILVSAAASDHHDAAKLAELLAAHYTVYNYDRRGRGQSTDAGAYTVEREVEDIEALIELAGGTASLFGSSSGAVLALEAAHALGDKVSKLFLYEPPFIVNEGRAPVPNDYVSRLEALIQSGKRSEAVEYFMTAAVGVPQEFLEFMKADASWKSMESMAHTLAYDGRIMRDTQSGKPLPQGRWKVEAPALVITGENSEAFFQDAAQALVDQLPRGEHLKLAGQDHAAVVMAPDALAEVMLEFAQA comes from the coding sequence ATGATGAACGCGATTACGTCGAAAGATTCAACGAGCATTGCCTATGTCAAGCAAGGTTCTGGCCCTGCCTTGATTCTGGTTTCCGCAGCTGCTTCCGATCATCACGATGCTGCTAAGCTGGCGGAGCTGCTGGCCGCGCACTACACCGTCTACAACTACGACCGGCGGGGCCGCGGGCAAAGCACAGATGCTGGTGCTTATACGGTTGAACGTGAAGTAGAAGATATTGAAGCGTTGATTGAACTTGCCGGGGGTACTGCTAGCTTGTTCGGAAGTTCGTCCGGCGCAGTGCTGGCGCTTGAAGCGGCACATGCCCTAGGCGACAAAGTCAGCAAGCTCTTTCTGTACGAGCCTCCGTTCATTGTGAATGAGGGCCGCGCTCCGGTTCCCAACGATTATGTAAGCCGCTTGGAAGCGTTGATCCAATCTGGGAAGCGCAGCGAAGCGGTAGAGTATTTCATGACAGCGGCGGTCGGCGTGCCGCAGGAATTCCTCGAATTTATGAAGGCCGACGCGTCGTGGAAATCTATGGAAAGCATGGCGCACACGCTCGCATATGACGGCCGTATTATGAGGGATACGCAATCGGGCAAGCCGCTTCCGCAAGGTCGCTGGAAGGTGGAAGCCCCGGCCTTGGTCATCACTGGGGAGAATAGCGAAGCCTTCTTTCAGGATGCGGCGCAGGCTTTGGTCGATCAGCTGCCACGGGGTGAGCATTTGAAACTGGCTGGCCAGGATCATGCAGCAGTCGTCATGGCGCCGGATGCATTAGCCGAGGTAATGCTTGAATTCGCTCAAGCATAA
- a CDS encoding SRPBCC domain-containing protein, translating into MRRKTRVTKVPERRELIVERMVSIPRSVAWQGWTRPKHVERWWGPRTWCATVYEMDVRPGGIWRYLLAPENGEGEIARGMAVYEEVTAPSRLAYTDAFADPAWQVVEGSQMPTTVTFEEAGQHTLLTITTRFGSVADLEAAESTGMIEGFTDALERLEEYLHNNRKGLED; encoded by the coding sequence GTGAGGAGGAAAACGCGGGTTACGAAAGTTCCCGAGCGCAGAGAGCTGATTGTGGAACGCATGGTATCCATTCCGAGGAGCGTTGCTTGGCAGGGCTGGACGCGTCCGAAGCATGTAGAGCGTTGGTGGGGACCGCGCACCTGGTGCGCAACGGTGTATGAGATGGATGTGCGCCCTGGCGGCATCTGGCGCTACCTGCTGGCCCCGGAGAACGGAGAGGGAGAAATCGCCAGAGGGATGGCAGTTTATGAGGAAGTGACGGCCCCATCCAGACTTGCCTATACAGACGCTTTCGCCGATCCAGCTTGGCAGGTGGTAGAGGGTAGCCAGATGCCCACGACAGTGACGTTCGAAGAGGCAGGGCAGCACACGTTGTTGACGATCACAACCCGTTTCGGCAGTGTTGCAGACTTGGAAGCGGCTGAATCGACTGGAATGATCGAAGGATTTACGGATGCGTTGGAGAGGTTGGAGGAGTACTTGCACAATAATCGAAAAGGTCTGGAGGACTGA